The genomic DNA GAATCCACGCATCCGGGACCGGCGGGTGTGGTCGCGCCGAGGATCTGGGCGCTTTGGCGGGAGAAGTCGCCGGCATGGTGTTCGGCCTTCGAGGAGGCTTAGTGCAGAAATGAGCGGTAGCGACCTGTGGCTTCTTCGCCTGGTAGCGGTCCGTGATGAGAGTGTCCAGGGCGGCGGCTTAGCCGGCTGTGGCTCTTCTTTCCCGTGATCTCACCCAGGCGGTGAAGCCTTCGATCGCATCGATGACGGCCTCGAAGCGGAGCGAGTGGTACAGGTCGAAGGCGTGGTTCCCGCCGCGCAGCTCGGCGTAGACGACGGGGGCGGCCGAGGCCTGGCGTAGCCGGTCGGCGAAGTGCCGGGCATCCTCCACGGGCACCAGCGGGTCCAGATCGCCGTGGGCCACGAGGAACGGCGGTGCGTCCGGTGCGATGTGGGCCAGCGGCGAGGACTCGGGGCCCTGGCCGAAGTAGGTGCCGTACCAGCCGTTCAAGTAGATGGCGCCGGTCACGGAGGTGTCGGCGTCCTCGAAGCCCGGCTGGAAGGCGGGGTTGTTCTGGGTGAGTGCGGCCAGTGCCGCCATATGCCCGCCCGCCGAACTGCCCGCGACGAACAGCGTCGACGGGTCGGCGCCGTACTCATGGGCGTGCTCGCGTACCCAGGCGATGATCTTCTTGAGGTCGATCAGGTGGTCCGGATGCTGGGCCTGCGGCCGTAGCCGGTAGTTGGCGCTGATGCACACCCAGCCCTGGCCGGCGAGATGGTGGAGCAGGGGAAGTGACTGGCTGTTCTTGTGGCCCCCGGAGTAGCCGCCTCCGTGCAGGTGGATCATCACGGGCGAGCCGGAGGGGCGCGAGCGGTGGTGGTAGAGGTCGAGCAGGTTGCGGCGGCCCGCGTCGCCGTAGGCGAGGTTGGCCACACGCCGGACGTCCAGGCGGCGCCGGAAGATGGGCAGGAACAGGATGCGCCCCCACGGAGGACGGCGCCGCAGCCCAACTCTGAGGTCGGCGTCGATGGCGACGCGCCACCCCGCGCCCAGCCCGAAGTCCATCGCGCGCTCGATCCTGGCCCGCTCGCCCAGCGCGCGGTAGGCGATGACCGCGAGCCCGATCGCGGTCACGGCGGCCAGGGCGACGACCGCCCAACCGCCCGCCGAGTCGATGTCACCGTCGGCGAACGCCAGCGCAGTAGGAAGCAGCAGCATCCAGCAGAACGCCGCGAACGGCAGTTCATTGGCGGCCAGGCCGAAGTAGTAGCTCGGGCGGCCGAGCGGGCGTGAGAACGCCACCGGCCGCAGCGCGAACAGCGTGCCGATCGCCACGAGCGCTACAGCGAACAGATACCCGAAGGGCACAGAAGCTCCAAAGATCGAAATCTGACAGGGCATGACCGCCCAGGTGTGGTCATGAGTAGCCGGGATCCTCGGCCCGGCCGCGGAAGACCCACCAGCTGAAGGCCTGGTAGCCAAGCTTGATCGCGATGAGAACCAGAGTGATCAGGTACCCATTGGGCAGGTTCATCGCCTTGCCAGCCCCAGGACGAGGACGGCACCGACGACCAGGTGCAGCAGGATCAGCACAAGCGTCGCGGCGGCGCCGACAGCGCTGCCCAGCGGGCCGAGAAGCGACAGCGCGCACACGGCCACGGCAATGATCGCCCAGATGCGGCCGGGACTGGACAGCCATCGTTCCAGGACGGCCAGGAACGCCCAGCCCGCGAGCCCGGCCAGCAGGCTGACCATGGCGACCA from Nonomuraea muscovyensis includes the following:
- a CDS encoding alpha/beta hydrolase — its product is MPFGYLFAVALVAIGTLFALRPVAFSRPLGRPSYYFGLAANELPFAAFCWMLLLPTALAFADGDIDSAGGWAVVALAAVTAIGLAVIAYRALGERARIERAMDFGLGAGWRVAIDADLRVGLRRRPPWGRILFLPIFRRRLDVRRVANLAYGDAGRRNLLDLYHHRSRPSGSPVMIHLHGGGYSGGHKNSQSLPLLHHLAGQGWVCISANYRLRPQAQHPDHLIDLKKIIAWVREHAHEYGADPSTLFVAGSSAGGHMAALAALTQNNPAFQPGFEDADTSVTGAIYLNGWYGTYFGQGPESSPLAHIAPDAPPFLVAHGDLDPLVPVEDARHFADRLRQASAAPVVYAELRGGNHAFDLYHSLRFEAVIDAIEGFTAWVRSRERRATAG
- a CDS encoding DUF6069 family protein — protein: MNTSTRRLILTVIGGPTAALAVWALAVPVAGATLTVRMSGGTQTVGPALVAMVSLLAGLAGWAFLAVLERWLSSPGRIWAIIAVAVCALSLLGPLGSAVGAAATLVLILLHLVVGAVLVLGLARR